A section of the Spirosoma pollinicola genome encodes:
- a CDS encoding K(+)-transporting ATPase subunit C — MKNHISPAIRLTLVLLVVLSIIYPLVIAGVARLAPGEGKGETVNVNGKVVGYALVGQKFTEDRYFDSRPSAVEYNAAGSAGSNKGPSNPDYLKVVQARIDTFMVHNPGVKKADIPAELVTASGSGLDPDLSPAAAKIQVARIASVRGISAEMLNQLVDEHTKGPLVGLFGPSTVNVLKLNVALDELK; from the coding sequence ATGAAAAATCACATCTCACCAGCCATTCGGCTTACGCTTGTTCTGCTGGTTGTTCTCTCCATTATTTATCCGCTCGTTATCGCCGGTGTTGCCAGGTTAGCGCCGGGAGAAGGGAAAGGCGAAACAGTTAATGTTAACGGTAAAGTCGTTGGCTATGCGCTGGTCGGTCAGAAGTTTACCGAAGATCGGTATTTTGACAGTCGCCCGTCGGCGGTAGAGTACAATGCTGCGGGATCGGCCGGGTCGAACAAAGGGCCTTCCAATCCTGATTATCTGAAAGTGGTTCAGGCGCGTATCGACACGTTTATGGTGCATAATCCGGGCGTGAAAAAAGCCGATATTCCGGCTGAACTGGTTACGGCATCCGGCTCGGGATTAGACCCTGATTTGTCGCCCGCAGCGGCTAAAATTCAGGTGGCGCGTATTGCCAGCGTTCGGGGTATCAGCGCCGAAATGCTGAATCAACTTGTAGACGAACACACAAAAGGCCCGTTGGTGGGCTTATTTGGCCCATCGACGGTGAACGTTCTGAAGTTGAACGTGGCACTGGACGAATTGAAATGA